One stretch of Rhinolophus ferrumequinum isolate MPI-CBG mRhiFer1 chromosome 3, mRhiFer1_v1.p, whole genome shotgun sequence DNA includes these proteins:
- the CASP8AP2 gene encoding CASP8-associated protein 2 isoform X2, producing MAADDDNGDGTSLFDVFSASPLKNNDEGSLDIYAGLDSAVSDSPSKSCVPSRSCLDLYEEILTEEGTAKEATYNDLQVKYGKCQLQMKELMKKFKEIQTQNFSLKNENQSLKKNISALIKTARMEINRKDEEISNLHQRLSEFPHFRNNHKTARTSDKILNHKSRSPHLNDCAKTDHRVKSDVSKDVHHSTSLPNLEKEAKSHSEKKSTLHFPTSTEKHCTNGIWPRSHYQVGEGSSNEDNRRAKKDTGYSQYSRGTDRIRKDVNTSCGDGEPKNVDASQRLQGRTEKYSKSEPKAESKNSKFKSNTDLDYKNERISSFGEKETYRERSHTRVESQSDKKIERQSERSQNINRKEPKLQDKEERKVDQKPKSVVKDQDHWRRSERGSLPHFRNEKPKSSHNSSKYHLEERKGREDCKRDRGVSNHSFQEGRCSSSLSTSRTHKHTNSKEAEAVHQWENTPLETERHRTEEKRKRERESKEENRYMRNEKRTPIEHLQKTNRETKQTTTDLKRQNEPKNDKVSNNDVSEGGDNKDLAIKAESGPNETKNKDLKLSFMEKLNLTLSPAKKQTVSQGNQQKISNTPKSSGICDLESSAQDKTVTCVTSVSKHNMEETKSKLLEAKDVLAAGSEPRTVVPEGKMEEENSLLVKPVENTVHGDMPICDPETSSAPVEMEQTEPLLASPAETEQSISGAKPAVPVVVDILPTNVSQNFGLELDIQRNEDLTSCISEDREMKEAFSTAVAKSSEIVLQPSFEEAGNLPVLSEAGNPKFEPSLVDTPLVESKSCLPKETLESSLQQAQLMDHRLETGETNSVYHDENSVLSIDLNHLRPIPEIISPLNSPVRPVTKVLRLESPSQVSLCNSHKDVFPPNSAHSTSKNQSDLNKENQKPICKSDKFTEADAHKNSSIDELEEGEILSDSENSKPQKGFEKSAKPRATEVHNTKISPRSRKSTVHLDKDNRKTSIAIQQTKRTWNKRQRESSRSSKTEKKDKTMSTSNLEKIVPIIAVPSRVREVMHMLRVIRKHVRKNYMKFKVNFPLKQFHRIIDSAILSFTSLIKHIDLSKISKSVTILQKNLCDVIESKLKQVKKNGIVDRLFEQQLPDMKKKTWKFVDEQLDYLFVKLKKILIKFCDSTNFGSDSDEGKLEKIDKGKTQQKGNVHNSKEMRKEKSLKSEDSIYCKSLLGCKKSEEKHQDQNNTSISTVKDDIKKSFNTCFDNIKNSQSEEHSLDLNCPSTPKPGKMEGSTIEDAQTSQHAGLKPERCFEILTEQQASSLTFNLVSDAQMGEIFKSLLQGTDLLDNSVNCNEKNEWELKTPEKQLELCESIPACTTEELVSGVVSPCPKMISDDNWSLLSSEKGPSLSSGLSLPVHPDVLDESCMFDVSTNIALSKDNICSSEKSKPCISSILLEDLAVSLTVPSPLKSDGHLSFLKPEVLSSSTPEEVISAHFSEDALLEEEDASEQDIHLALESDNSSSKSSCSSSWTSRSVAPGFQYHPNLPMHAVIMEKSNDHFIVKIRHAAPPTSPSLTQNTGDSESLTSLPRMAKDAEEAAEKESSLCQNTAFESVEELKHSDKNVDSSKAAREEQDCMMQTQVPDIYEFLKDASGKAGHRNEVAEQCFKLHQVWEPKVPESVEQLPLMEEIPHSVEGRLPNTYVDLTKDTVTETKNLGELIEAAVLNIDQLGCSGSNLDQNAQILDTVQPGTVDAFIDLTEDVSSESKNEDNCPALAVEHLGCEVLCVDEGNCKEEKVQVADKPVECIVEEACIDLTLESPSSCEVKKEDLKSELASNADSSELPGALDNAHKKRKNLSDLNHSAQKRQRKETDLTSKEKTKKISPNSGENGEAHRRKANKKKATAVIKDPSSLKASPGMKDPSPASGTSPVSLSAKNVVKKKGEIIVSWTRNDDREILLECQKRGPSMKTFSYLAANLNKNPSQVSERFQQLLKLFEKSKCR from the exons ATGGCAGCAGATGATGACAATGGTGATGGAACAAGTTTATTTGATGTCTTTTCTG CTTCTcctcttaaaaataatgatgaaggTTCTTTGGACATATATGCTGGTTTGGACAGTGCTGTTTCTG acAGTCCTTCCAAATCCTGTGTACCATCCAGAAGTTGTTTGgatttatatgaagaaattctTACTGAAGAAGGAACTGCAAAGGAGGCAACATATAATGAT ttgcaagtaaaatatggaaaatgtcAGCTACAAATGAAAGAGCTGATGAAAAAGTTTAAGGAAATACAGACACAG aATTTcagcttaaaaaatgaaaaccagtcTCTTAAGAAGAATATTTCAGCACTTATCAAAACTGCCAGAATGGAAATAAACCGCAAGGATGAAGAAATAAGTAATCTTCACCAAAG aTTGTCCGAGTTTCCACATTTTCGAAATAATCATAAAACTGCAAGGACATCAGATAAAATCTTAAATCATAAATCCAGATCTCCCCATTTGAATGATTGTGCAAAGACCGATCACAGAGTGAAAAGTGATGTTTCTAAAGATGTACATCATAGCACTTCACTGCCAAACCTCGAAAAGGAAGCAAAATCACATTCGGAAAAAAAGAGCACTTTGCATTTTCCTACATCTACTGAAAAACACTGCACCAATGGCATTTGGCCACGTTCCCATTATCAGGTTGGTGAGGGTAGCTCAAATGAGGATAATAGAAGAGCGAAAAAAGATACTGGATATAGCCAATATAGTAGAGGAACCGATAGAATACGAAAAGATGTAAACACTAGCTGTGGTGATGGTGAACCAAAGAACGTAGATGCTAGTCAAAGGCTACAAGGACGTACTGAGAAATACAGTAAAAGTGAACCAAAGGCTGAAAGCAAAAATTCAAAGTTTAAAAGTAACACAGATTTGGATTACAAAAATGAACGCATTAGCTCTTTTGGGGAGAAAGAAACCTATAGAGAGAGGTCACACACTCGAGTAGAATCCCAGAGTGACAAAAAGATAGAAAGGCAAAGTGAAAGatcacaaaatataaatagaaaagagCCTAAGTTacaagacaaagaagaaagaaaagttgatcAGAAACCTAAATCAGTAGTAAAAGACCAAGATCATTGGAGAAGATCTGAACGAGGATCTCTTCCTCATTTCAGGAATGAAAAACCAAAATCTTCTCATAATTCAAGTAAATACCAtctagaagagagaaaaggaagggaagattgTAAAAGAGACAGGGGTGTGAGTAATCATAGTTTTCAAGAAGGAAGATGTTCATCTTCTCTTTCAACCAGTAGAACTCACAAACACACTAACTCCAAGGAAGCTGAAGCTGTGCACCAATGGGAAAACACACCTTTAGAAACCGAAAGGCATAGAactgaagagaagaggaaaagagaacgagaaagcaaagaagaaaacaggtatatgagaaatgaaaaaagaacaccTATAGAACATTTGCAGAAGACTAACAGAGAAACTAAGCAGACCACAACTGATTTAAAGAGACAGAATGAGCCGAAAAATGATAAAGTCTCTAATAATGATGTTTCTGAAGGTGGCGATAATAAAGACCTTGCAATTAAAGCTGAGAGTGgtccaaatgaaacaaaaaacaaagacttaaAGTTGAGTTTTATGGAAAAATTGAATTTAACTCTTTCTCCTGCTAAAAAGCAGACTGTTTCTCAGGGTAATCAGCAAAAAATATCCAACACTCCCAAATCCAGTGGCATATGTGATTTGGAGTCCTCGGCGCAGGATAAAACAGTGACATGTGTTACCTCTGTGAGTAAACATAATATGGAGGAAACCAAATCAAAGTTACTAGAAGCAAAGGATGTTCTTGCagcaggatctgaacccaggacCGTGGTTCCAGaagggaagatggaagaagaaaatagtTTGTTAGTTAAACCTGTTGAGAACACTGTGCACGGTGACATGCCCATTTGTGATCCAGAGACTTCCTCGGCACCTGTGGAAATGGAACAGACAGAACCTTTGTTGGCGTCACCGGCAGAAACTGAGCAAAGCATCAGTGGTGCAAAGCCCGCAGTTCCTGTGGTGGTGGACATATTACCGACCAATGTTTCTCAGAACTTTGGCTTAGAATTGGATATCCAAAGAAATGAGGATTTAACTTCTTGTATTTCTGAAGATAGGGAAATGAAGGAGGCTTTTTCAACCGCAGTGGCCAAATCCAGTGAAATTGTTTTGCAGCCTTCATTTGAAGAAGCTGGCAATTTGCCAGTACTTTCAGAAGCTGGTAACCCCAAATTTGAGCCTTCCCTAGTAGATACACCACTGGTTGAGAGTAAGTCTTGCTTACCTAAAGAGACTCTAGAATCTTCACTTCAGCAGGCTCAGTTAATGGACCACAGACTAGAAACTGGTGAAACAAACTCAGTGTATCATGATGAGAACTCGGTTTTAAGCATTGACCTTAATCACCTCAGACCTATTCCAGAAATCATCAGTCCTTTGAATAGTCCAGTGAGACCTGTAACAAAAGTTCTTAGACTGGAAAGCCCATCTCAAGTATCATTATGTAACAGTCATAAAG ATGTGTTTCCACCAAATTCAGCTCATTCTACCTCCAAGAATCAGTCTGATCTCAACAAGGAAAATCAAAAACCAATTTGCAAATCTGACAAATTTACAGAAGCAGATGCCCATAAGAATTCATCTATAGATGAATTAGAAGAAGGAGAAATTCTAAGCGACAGTGAAAATTCTAAACCACAAAAAGGTTTTGAAAAAAGTGCCAAACCTAGAGCTACTGAAGTGCACAACACAAAAATTAGCCCCAGAAGTAGGAAAAGTACTGTGCATTTGGATAAAGACAATAGGAAAACATCTATAGCAATTCAGCAGACCAAAAGGACATGGAATAAAAGACAAAGGGAATCTAGCAGGTCTTCAAAAACAGAGAAGAAGGATAAGACAATGAGCACTTCCAACCTGGAAAAAATAGTTCCAATTATTGCTGTACCCTCTCGTGTACGAGAGGTTATGCACATGTTACGAGTGATAAGAAAACATGTAaggaaaaattacatgaaattcaaggTGAATTTTCCACTAAAACAATTTCATAGAATTATTGACTCAGCAATTTTGAGTTTTACATCACTAATTAAACACATTGACTTATCTAAAATCTCTAAGTCAGTGACTATTTTACAGAAGAATCTCTGTGATGTTATAGAATCCAAACTTAAGCAAGTTAAAAAGAATGGCATAGTGGATCGTTTATTTGAACAGCAGTTAccagatatgaaaaaaaaaacgtGGAAATTTGTAGATGAACAACTTGATTATTTGTTTGTCAAGCTTAAGAAAATCTTAATAAAGTTTTGTGATTCCACAAATTTTGGCAGTGACAGTGATGAAGGAAAACTTGAAAAGATAGATAAAGGGAAAACACAACAGAAGGGGAATGTGCACAACTCCAAGGAAATGCGGAAAGAGAAATCCCTCAAATCAGAAGATTCTATTTATTGTAAGTCTTTACTGGGGTGTAAAAAATCGGAGGAAAAACATCAAGACCAAAATAACACCAGTATTAGCACAGTAAAGGACGACATTAAAAAGAGTTTTAACACTTGTTTTGATAATATTAAGAACTCTCAATCTGAAGAGCACTCCTTGGACCTAAACTGTCCGAGCACCCCAAAGCCAGGAAAAATGGAAGGCAGCACCATTGAGGATGCACAGACATCCCAGCATGCAGGCTTGAAGCCAGAACGCTGTTTTGAGATACTTACTGAACAGCAAGCATCTAGCCTTACTTTTAATTTAGTGAGTGATGCACAGATgggtgaaatatttaaaagtttgttgCAAGGTACTGATCTTTTAGACAACAGTGTtaactgtaatgaaaaaaatgagtggGAGTTAAAGACTCCAGAGAAACAGCTGGAGCTGTGTGAATCTATACCAGCTTGTACAACAGAAGAGCTAGTTTCAGGGGTGGTTTCTCCGTGTCCTAAAATGATTAGTGACGATAATTGGTCATTATTATCATCTGAAAAAGGTCCATCTCTGTCTTCAGGGCTTTCGTTGCCAGTTCATCCTGATGTGTTAGATGAAAGTTGTATGTTTGATGTGTCTACCAACATAGCTTTAAGTAAAGATAATATATGTAGTTCAGAAAAGAGCAAGCCCTGTATTTCTTCCATACTTCTTGAAGATCTAGCAGTATCTTTGACAGTACCATCACCTCTGAAGTCAGATGGCCATCTCAGTTTCTTAAAGCCTGAAGTTTTGTCTAGTTCAACTCCTGAAGAAGTAATTAGTGCCCATTTTAGTGAAGATGCCTTACTCGAGGAAGAGGATGCATCTGAACAAGACATTCATTTAGCTCTGGAGTCTGATAACTCAAGCAGTAAATCCAGTTGTTCTTCGTCATGGACAAGCCGGTCTGTTGCTCCCGGATTTCAGTACCACCCTAACCTACCCATGCACGCTGTGATAATGGAAAAGTCCAATGACCATTTCATTGTGAAGATACGGCATGCAGCACCACCTACCTCCCCTAGTCTTACACAGAATACGGGGGATAGTGAGTCATTAACGTCTTTGCCCAGAATGGCAAAGGACGCTGAGGAAGCAGCAGAGAAGGAATCTAGTTTATGTCAGAACACAGCTTTTGAATCTGTGGAGGAATTAAAACATTCCGACAAAAATGTTGACAGCAGTAAAGCAGCTCGCGAAGAGCAGGACTGTATGATGCAAACACAGGTACCTGATATATATGAGTTTCTTAAAGACGCTTCGGGCAAAGCGGGTCATCGTAATGAAGTGGCTGAGCAGTGCTTCAAGTTGCATCAAGTATGGGAACCAAAAGTGCCTGAAAGTGTGGAACAATTGCCTCTGATGGAAGAAATTCCACATTCTGTTGAGGGTCGTCTTCCAAACACATACGTAGACCTCACGAAAGATACAGTCACTGAGACCAAAAACTTGGGGGAACTCATAGAAGCAGCAGTTTTAAATATTGATCAGTTGGGATGTTCTGGAAGCAATTTGGATCAAAATGCTCAAATATTAGACACTGTGCAGCCTGGTACTGTTGATGCTTTTATTGATTTGACAGAAGATGTTTCAAGTGAGAGTAAAAATGAAGATAACTGTCCTGCTTTAGCTGTTGAACACTTGGGGTGTGAGGTGTTATGTGTAGATGAAGGTAACTGTAAAGAAGAGAAGGTGCAAGTGGCAGACAAGCCTGTGGAATGCATTGTTGAGGAAGCCTGTATCGATTTGACCTTGGAATCTCCCAGTTCATGTGAAGTGAAAAAGGAGGATTTAAAATCGGAGCTGGCATCAAATGCTGATAGTTCAGAGTTGCCTGGGGCTTTGGATAATGCtcacaagaagagaaaaaacctTTCTGATCTAAATCATTCTGctcagaaaagacagagaaaggaaacagatttAACCAGTAAGGAAAAGACCAAGAAAATATCTCCAAATTCTGGTGAGAATGGTGAAGCTCACCGAAggaaagcaaacaagaaaaaggcCACTGCAGTGATTAAAGACCCCTCATCATTGAAGGCAAGCCCAGGGATGAAGGACCCATCACCAGCATCTGGCACTTCTCCTGTAAGCCTTTCTGCAAAAAATGttgttaaaaagaaaggagaaattataGTTTCATGGACAAG AAATGATGATCGGGAAATTTTATTGGAGTGTCAGAAAAGAGGGCcatcaatgaaaacattttcttatttagctGCCAACTTGAATAAAAATCCATCTCAG gtcTCCGAAAGATTCCAGCAGCTATTGAAGCTCTTTGAAAAGTCAAAGTGCAGGTAG